From Verrucomicrobiota bacterium:
GCCATGTCGGTGTTTCCCCATTTTTCTGCAAATTCACTCCGCATTCCGAAATCCGAAATCCGCATTTGTTTATCTGCCATGTCCGGTTTCCCCATCTTTCTGCCGGTTCATTTTTATGCAAAAGGAATTGGGTTCCAATTTTTATGCCAGCTAATCTTTTTGCCATGTCGGTGTTTCCCCATTTTTCTGCAAATTCACTCCGCATTCCGAAATCCGCATTTGTTTATCTGCCATGTCGGTGCCTCCCCATTTTCCTTCAAACTTTTCCCCTTTTTTGTTAATTTTCCCCATTGCATTCCCAGCCGGAATAGCGTATAAGTTATATCGTCAATCGGCACGGCCGTGTCGTGTTGCTTGACCGGCGAAAACCCTCCAGAGGCGGGCCAGTAGTCCCCGTTTGCTCGGGCCTTTCTCGGTGAGGAAGGGATCTATTAAAACTCAATTAATAACAACTGATAACCATTAACCGATAACCAGTCCCTTGCCCTTGTGTGTCCAGGGACAACCCGGAGGGAACCATGAACCCCCTCCTAAAAGAAAGGCGCCAATGAATAGATCAGTCACTGAGATGGTGACCAGTTTGAACGGGGCTTGCATCCCCATTCGCGTTGTTTCGCGTGTTTCGCGGGCAAAGCCCCCGGCCACTGCCAAATTCCCGAATCTGGTAAAGAATCTGGTAAAGAAATAGTAAACCTTTGGTAAAGTTTCACCGATGACACCATTCCCAAATTTTTATGCCAGTAAATATTTTTGCCATGTTCCGTTTCCCCTATTTTTCAGCCACGGCAGTTTTTCAGCAAAATTTCATTTTGGGTGCTCGCGGGTGGTTTCTGGTGCTTTCCGGTGCTTTCTGGTGGTCAGAAATCGTTCAGAAACCGTTCAGAAACGTACCGATTTCGTTCAGTTTTGTTCAGTTTTGTTCAGAAACGTACCGGTTTTGGATCGGTTTTATCCAACAATTCCCGCGACTCACGGCCCCGATTCCGCGCCGCATTCGCCCTTGTTTAAAGTCATAAGTTGCTTAACAACAATAATTTGCCGAATTACATGAGTCTATTGCGCCACGGGCAACTCGTCCCGCTCTCGAACACCGGTCGGTCAAAAGTGAACACCGTACCGATTTTGTTCAGTTTTGGTCCATTGCTGTCCCACCTCTCAACCATCAACTGTTAACTCTCAACGAACTAGCGTCACACAAAGATGGTGCAGAAAAGTGCAGAAAGGTGTAATAAAGTGCAAATAAGTGCAAAAATCAGGTCGCCGAAGACGGATGAGTGGTCGCTGGCAACTGCTGACTCCACCCCGCCCTCTCTTGGGGCTGCGGTTCCTAAGTTGCCGGTCAATGCCATCTGCATGGCTGTTTCCAATTTTTATGTTCTTCATTCCACGCAGTCCGCGCTGGCTGGTGATGGTGGGCCGCCGCGAAGAATCGGCCACCGTGCTGCGGCGCATCGGTGTGACGGATGTGCTGGAATTGCTGCTGCCGTTCGTCGCCGGTTTGAGCTATGGCTCGGCTATCCGGATCGAAATTCCCGCAGCACAAATGCTCATTGCCCAGCCCTAAAACCATCCAAAACAACCAACCCTGACTTTCCACCATGATCGAGCTATTGACCTTCTTGTGGTTTTTCAACCCGGCGCACCCCCCGCAGTGTACGCTCACCGCGCAGGTGCCGCAGGCTGCGTTTGCAGTATCGGCGAGTCCGACCAACGGCTTCACGGTCAAGTTATCAGTGGACTTGTGGAAGTTCGACGGAGAAAAAAACATCCTCGAAATACCGAACGTGCTCAGCGTCCATCTGCGTCAGCACGATCCGCTCGACCGCAAGCGACAAAATTACCCGGCGTTCAGGATGCCTGATGGTTCAGTGCCGGTTCTCGAGGCGACAATGGAGCTCCATTCCACCGAACATACCGACTGGACGAATATGACCATCGGCATTCCGCTCGCCATGCTCAAAAAGCCTGATGGCGAACACGAAGTTATCCTTAACTTCTCCGGCGTGCGTTGGACGATATATGTGGACGGCGAATTGCTCGACAATGATTTTCCGTTTGGGTATCCGCAATGGGCAGAGACGAACAGGTGGAAACTGGACCCGGAGTATGTAAAGAAAGCGGCGATTTATGTACCGAGAATCACGCCCGAGCCGAAACCGGCGAAGCCAGTCCGCACTTCACCAATCCAATACTGGACGCCTCCAGGCCACAACAGTTGGGTGGGCGATGTCGTGACGTTCTTCCACCAGGGACGCTATCACGTGTTCTATTTGTACGACCGCCGCCATCACGCCAGCAAGTTCGGCAAAGGCGCGCACTACTTTGAACACCTCTCCACCACCGACTTCAAGACGTGGACCGAACATGAGGCCGCGACGCCGCTCGATGAACAATGGGAATGCATCGGCACCGGCACTCCGTTCGTCTTCAGCAATAAGTTTTATCTCAGCTACGGTCTGCACACCGGGCGCATTTATCCGGAAGCAAAGACCACGTGGCCCGCGCAGAAGGAATACCTGAAGCAGAACGGACGCACGGGCGAATTCAAACGCGCCACCACGCCTGGTGTGCCTGCCGGCTCAACTTACTCTGTCAGCGCGGATGGCATTGCGAACTTCCAGAAATCGGGGATGATGTTCCACCCCTGCCAAAACCCCAGTGTCTATACCGACCCCAGCGGTAAGCTGCGCATGCTCGCAAATGCGGGATCGAAGGGTATTTGGGAATCCGATTCGGTAGACGGCGGCTGGCACTGCATCAGTCCGGACTTTCCGCTGGGAGGCGACTGCACCTTCTTCTTCCGCTGGGGCAAGTTTGATTACATCATTGGCGGCTTTAAGAACCTCTGGTCGAAACCCGCCGATGCGCCGGATTCGGCGTATGACGATGTGGTTCGCAAAGGGCTCGACTTCTACGATGGCGCAAACGTTCCAGCGATTACCGAAATCACCGGTGGCCGTTTCCTGATGGCGGCGTGGATTCCCATCCGCGGTTGGGGCGGCCCGCTGGTCATCCGCGAGCTGGTTCAATTCCCCGACGGCCGAATTGGCTCGAAGTGGATGCGGGAAATAGCGCCGCAAACCGACAGACCTAAAACGCTTGCGGCAAAGATTGCCGAAACCACGACATTTCCGACCGAGCGTAAATCGTTCCTGCTGACCTTTAATGTTCAGCCCGCCGAGGTGAAGCAAGGCAAGTTCGGTATTTCCTTCCTGCCGGAGAATGGTGAGCAGGCGGCCTGCGAATTGCAGATTCGGCTGGATGATCTGCGCGCGCAATTCGGTCCGGGGTCATTGGAACACTTCGCGGGCAAACAGAAGTCTCTGCGCGAAGGCGGAGCGCCGCAGTCGGCTGGCAATTACGCCATCGAAAATCTGATTGGCGTCGAGAAACCGTTCACGGTTTGCGTGATGGTGAAGGGCGATGATAAGCTTGGTGGTTTGCTGGTGGATGCCGAAATCGCGGGCCAGCGCACGATGATTTCCTATCGTCCGGATTTAACCGTGCGGAAGGTGGTTTTCCGCACGGAAGGTGTCGAACTCAAGAATGTCCAGATCGCGCCACTCAAACAATAAGCGGCCTGATCCAGATGCCAGTTTTCCGCAGGGTGCCTTCCAACGCGCATCTCACGTCGTCCTCAGAGCGGCAAATGCCGAGGTTGAATGCGATTTGCCGGTGAACGCTCTGTTTTCCAGGAGGTCACTTCCTTTTGCGTTTGGCGGGTTTTCATGTTGGTCAATAGTGACACTATTCACGCCAGTTCACGACAATACGGGACATAATTTTTCCAATAAATATTTGACAGGTTCTTTGCCGAATGCACGTATTATGCTGACGCTGACGA
This genomic window contains:
- a CDS encoding MFS transporter, with translation MSGRWQLLTPPRPLLGLRFLSCRSMPSAWLFPIFMFFIPRSPRWLVMVGRREESATVLRRIGVTDVLELLLPFVAGLSYGSAIRIEIPAAQMLIAQP